In Thermodesulfobacteriota bacterium, one genomic interval encodes:
- a CDS encoding diguanylate cyclase translates to MKDEYKTKKQLINELMELRKQINKTDFAESLADKHGLFLNAAGEGFIVLDTQGKQLFINPSAAKMLGYSVTELTGNQSHSLWHYKKSDGSAYPEEECPIYAAYKDGKTHSADDEVFWRKDGTCFPVQYTSTPVMEAGEITGAVITFMDITDRKRMEKSLKLDEERLEALLTLSRMDFTSEQEITDFALEEGVRLTKSKGGYLHFFNEDEQTIHLYAWSKDVLKTCTAAQDHHYPLEAAGLWADSVRFRKVVIHNDYQSLANKKGYPEGHFHLIRHLGIPIFDGNRIVGVTGVGNKEEPYDESDARQINLFMNSMWRIMKQKRLEQEREKLVVELKELSLKDELTGLYNRRGFLSIMAQQCAIAKRVKNNAMLLYIDLDGMKQINDLHGHAEGDLALIGAASILKNAFRESDIIGRIGGDEFAVFGMVTEDKDVDAITSRINEKFEKLIGEYNAHSKKPYTISMSYGISFAGSKNAFSCDSMMSEADNNMYFQKKNKS, encoded by the coding sequence ATGAAAGACGAATACAAAACAAAAAAGCAGCTCATCAACGAATTGATGGAACTGCGAAAACAAATCAATAAAACGGATTTCGCGGAAAGTCTGGCGGATAAGCACGGACTTTTTTTAAATGCCGCCGGGGAAGGCTTTATCGTCTTGGATACTCAGGGGAAACAATTATTTATCAATCCATCCGCGGCAAAAATGCTGGGCTATTCAGTCACTGAACTGACAGGAAATCAAAGCCATTCACTATGGCACTACAAAAAATCTGATGGAAGCGCTTATCCTGAAGAAGAATGTCCGATCTATGCCGCATATAAAGATGGTAAGACCCATAGTGCAGATGACGAGGTGTTCTGGAGGAAAGACGGCACTTGTTTCCCTGTTCAATATACCAGCACCCCTGTCATGGAAGCCGGAGAGATTACAGGCGCTGTCATAACATTCATGGACATAACAGACCGCAAGCGGATGGAGAAATCCCTGAAGCTTGATGAAGAACGCCTCGAGGCATTACTGACGCTTTCCCGGATGGATTTTACATCTGAGCAGGAGATTACGGATTTTGCACTGGAAGAAGGGGTCAGGCTGACGAAAAGCAAAGGCGGTTATCTTCATTTCTTTAATGAAGACGAACAAACCATCCATCTTTATGCATGGTCAAAAGACGTACTGAAAACATGTACGGCAGCACAGGATCATCATTATCCCCTGGAAGCCGCCGGATTGTGGGCGGACAGCGTTCGATTCAGAAAGGTGGTTATTCATAACGATTATCAATCACTGGCCAATAAAAAAGGATACCCGGAAGGCCATTTCCATTTAATTCGCCATCTGGGCATTCCGATTTTTGATGGAAATCGAATTGTGGGCGTTACCGGGGTGGGCAATAAAGAAGAACCGTATGATGAATCCGATGCCCGACAGATTAACCTGTTCATGAACAGTATGTGGCGGATAATGAAGCAGAAACGGTTGGAACAGGAGCGCGAGAAACTTGTCGTAGAACTTAAAGAATTGTCATTAAAGGACGAACTCACCGGCCTTTATAATCGTCGCGGGTTCTTATCCATAATGGCACAGCAATGCGCCATCGCCAAACGGGTCAAAAACAATGCCATGTTACTTTATATAGATCTGGATGGCATGAAACAGATCAATGATCTGCACGGTCATGCGGAAGGTGACCTGGCGTTGATCGGTGCCGCAAGTATTTTAAAAAATGCTTTCAGAGAATCAGATATTATCGGACGGATCGGTGGAGACGAGTTTGCTGTTTTCGGCATGGTAACGGAAGATAAGGACGTGGATGCCATCACTTCTCGTATCAATGAAAAATTTGAAAAACTTATCGGCGAATATAACGCGCATTCAAAAAAGCCTTATACGATTTCCATGAGTTACGGAATATCCTTCGCTGGTTCCAAAAACGCTTTTTCCTGTGATTCAATGATGTCCGAGGCTGACAACAACATGTATTTTCAGAAAAAGAATAAAAGTTAA
- a CDS encoding radical SAM protein, producing MTRKVLLSSVFKPFGVDTVEARKESKVELFHNQLTKNQGIYSPRFFLFSFGLHAIAENLDDTPVTVLDFPSLDRFRREVRKGYDIVGIGAIVPNFLKVKKMVETVRELSPRSTVVIGGFCATIPDIDKIMDVDHVCVGEGISFMRRLLGLPEAFAFKNPDVVSQLREVMGIPLRMVGAPHIVVGLGCSYGCDFCCPSHFFGKRHIRFFQTGQALFREIEKVAARYKTNAVSLIGDDNFLLDLDRAEELRQCMIRSGRIYRLFTFGSADRVAEFGAEKLAEMGVNLIWIGRESIYSPYQKNLGRNIREMVAELGRYGIKVILSSILLVDEHTRENIEADINDHLACRPTFSQFTFYSPLPGTPLYDRVKSTGRLLTAIPYEEWHAFKQPWFVHPEFNLKEAEIIQNRAYDRDFYELGPSLLRYIRTDVEAWRFLKDSSKQHLVARAADLAADMGKYRILLLAMGRLLPRPEMRQMAVDTLADIESAFGPATVFEKAAAAGMALFGRAREIRTRLTGDALQPPTRIRHYGRL from the coding sequence ATGACCAGAAAGGTGCTGCTGTCCTCGGTATTCAAGCCTTTTGGCGTGGACACGGTCGAGGCCAGGAAAGAATCCAAGGTCGAGCTGTTTCACAACCAGTTGACCAAGAACCAGGGCATTTATTCTCCGCGGTTTTTCCTTTTTTCCTTTGGCCTGCACGCCATTGCCGAAAACCTGGACGACACGCCCGTGACGGTGCTGGATTTCCCGTCCCTGGACCGGTTCCGGCGGGAGGTCCGCAAGGGCTATGATATCGTCGGCATCGGCGCCATCGTTCCCAATTTTCTGAAAGTCAAGAAAATGGTGGAGACGGTCCGGGAACTGTCTCCCCGGTCCACCGTCGTGATCGGCGGTTTCTGCGCCACCATCCCCGACATCGACAAGATCATGGACGTGGACCACGTCTGCGTGGGCGAAGGCATCAGTTTCATGCGCCGGCTCCTGGGCCTGCCGGAGGCGTTTGCCTTTAAAAATCCGGACGTGGTCAGCCAGTTGCGGGAGGTCATGGGCATCCCCCTGCGAATGGTGGGCGCGCCCCATATCGTGGTGGGGCTGGGCTGTTCCTATGGTTGCGACTTCTGCTGCCCCAGCCATTTTTTCGGCAAGCGTCACATCCGGTTTTTTCAGACCGGCCAGGCGCTTTTCCGCGAAATCGAGAAGGTGGCCGCGCGTTACAAAACCAATGCCGTCAGCCTGATCGGCGACGATAACTTCCTGCTGGATCTGGATCGGGCCGAAGAATTGCGGCAATGCATGATCCGGTCGGGACGAATTTACCGCCTGTTTACGTTCGGCTCGGCCGACCGGGTGGCGGAGTTCGGGGCCGAAAAACTGGCCGAGATGGGCGTCAACCTGATCTGGATCGGACGGGAAAGCATTTATTCCCCGTACCAGAAGAACCTGGGCCGGAACATCAGGGAGATGGTGGCCGAGCTCGGTCGATACGGGATCAAGGTCATCTTAAGCTCCATCCTGCTGGTGGACGAACACACCCGGGAGAACATCGAGGCCGACATCAACGATCACCTGGCCTGCCGGCCGACGTTCAGCCAGTTCACCTTTTATTCCCCCCTGCCGGGCACACCTCTTTATGACCGCGTGAAATCCACGGGTCGGCTGTTGACGGCCATTCCCTATGAGGAGTGGCACGCGTTCAAACAACCCTGGTTCGTTCATCCGGAATTTAACCTCAAGGAAGCCGAGATAATCCAGAACCGGGCCTATGACCGGGATTTTTACGAGTTGGGGCCGTCCCTGCTGCGCTATATCCGGACGGATGTCGAGGCCTGGCGTTTTTTAAAGGATTCTTCCAAACAGCATCTGGTTGCCCGGGCGGCCGACCTGGCCGCTGATATGGGCAAGTACCGGATTCTGCTCCTGGCCATGGGCCGGTTGTTGCCCCGCCCGGAAATGCGGCAAATGGCGGTTGACACGCTGGCCGATATCGAGAGCGCCTTCGGGCCGGCCACCGTCTTTGAAAAAGCCGCGGCCGCCGGAATGGCCCTGTTCGGCCGCGCGCGAGAGATCAGAACCCGTCTGACCGGAGACGCCCTCCAGCCGCCCACGCGCATCCGGCATTATGGCCGCCTTTAA
- the cobT gene encoding nicotinate-nucleotide--dimethylbenzimidazole phosphoribosyltransferase — MNKLEKTIGAIGPVDETILAKARERLANQVRPAGSLGLLEEAAARLASIAGTLDVRLKRKIIVVCAGDHGVTAEGVSLFPQEVTAQMVDTFVAGSASINVLARHAGAEVRVADLGVCHDFDPGLPIFHKKVGRGTANFARGPAMTREEAVASVRAGIEIVDELFASGSVDMIGTGDMGIGNTTPSAAIIAAFAGVDPAEVTGRGTGINDDGWKLKVAAIRKGLEINRPDPGDPIDVLAKVGGFEIGGLAGLVLGAAARKIPVVCDGLISTAGALIACELAPAARSYLFAGHRSVEAGHKFMHGRLGLEPMLDLRFRLGEGTGAAVAMELLDAAPRILAEIKTFDEVRIKDVQKK, encoded by the coding sequence ATGAATAAGCTTGAGAAAACCATTGGCGCCATCGGGCCGGTCGACGAAACCATTCTGGCAAAGGCCCGCGAGCGGCTGGCCAATCAGGTACGGCCGGCGGGCAGCCTGGGCCTGCTGGAGGAGGCCGCCGCCCGGCTGGCCTCCATTGCCGGAACCCTGGATGTGCGGTTGAAGAGAAAGATCATTGTGGTCTGTGCCGGCGATCACGGCGTCACGGCCGAGGGCGTCAGCCTTTTTCCCCAGGAAGTGACGGCCCAGATGGTCGACACCTTTGTGGCCGGCAGTGCATCCATTAATGTGCTGGCCCGGCATGCCGGAGCGGAGGTGCGGGTGGCGGACCTGGGGGTGTGTCACGATTTTGATCCGGGCCTGCCGATATTCCACAAGAAAGTCGGCCGGGGCACCGCCAATTTTGCCCGGGGGCCGGCCATGACCCGGGAAGAGGCCGTGGCTTCGGTACGGGCCGGCATCGAGATCGTGGACGAACTGTTTGCCTCCGGGTCGGTGGACATGATCGGCACCGGCGACATGGGCATCGGCAACACCACGCCTTCAGCCGCCATTATCGCCGCCTTTGCCGGCGTTGATCCGGCTGAAGTCACCGGCCGGGGCACCGGCATCAACGACGATGGCTGGAAACTCAAGGTGGCGGCGATTAGAAAAGGGCTTGAAATCAACCGGCCGGACCCGGGTGATCCCATTGACGTCCTGGCTAAGGTAGGCGGTTTTGAGATCGGCGGCCTGGCCGGGCTGGTGCTGGGCGCGGCCGCCCGGAAAATCCCGGTGGTCTGCGACGGGCTGATCTCCACGGCCGGGGCCCTGATCGCCTGCGAACTGGCGCCGGCCGCGCGCTCGTACCTGTTTGCCGGGCACCGTTCGGTGGAGGCGGGGCATAAGTTCATGCACGGCCGCCTGGGACTGGAGCCGATGCTGGACCTGCGCTTCCGGCTGGGGGAGGGAACCGGCGCGGCCGTGGCCATGGAGTTGCTCGACGCGGCCCCCCGTATACTGGCCGAGATCAAGACCTTTGATGAGGTCAGGATAAAGGATGTGCAGAAGAAATAG